AAGCATGCTGAGATCATTGCCTTGATCACCGATAGCCATCACTTCATCGGCCGTGAAGCCTAATCGTTCAGCAAGTACTTGTAAGGTCCGACCTTTGCTGGCTGCTGGATTCATCAATTCTAAAAAGTATGCCTCTGATTGAACCAAGTAATAACGGTCATAAATTTCAGCTGGAATTTTTTTAATGGCTGCCGCTAGAATCTGGGGGTCATCAATGAACATGCATTTCACAATCGGCAGATCAGATCGCATCTGTTCAGCGGTTCGATAACGGACGGGCATATTAACTAAGAAACTTTCACCTACCGTATAAGGGCTGATGTTAGCATTGGCGGTATAGATATGGTCTTCACTTTCAACGTGACAATGAACACCAATCTTGCGACTCAACGCTTCAATATCAATATAATCATTGTGCGATAGCGTTAAACTAGTAATAATACGGCCTTCCACGGTTTGAGCCATAGCACCATTGAAGGTCACGACGTATTCGTCATCCCCAGTAATGGCCAATTGCTTTAAAAACGGCGTGACGCCGCTTAAGGGCCGACCCGTGCAGAGCACCACTTTGATGCCCTGGGCCCGGGCGGCTTGCACGGCCTGGATTGTTGCTGGATTGAGTTCACTGTGTTCGTTTAGTAGGGTGCCATCCATATCGATGGCAATGAGCTTAACTGACATTAGACTAATTCCTCCATGTAAAATAATAAGTGTTAAATAATTAACCGATCATTTTGAATGTGTTGCTGAAAGGCTTGATAAATAGGATCGAATAAATCAACCTCAGCCGTCCGACTCAACATTTCTTTAGGAAAGAAGAAACGCCGATCGCCAGAGACTTTCCCAGTAATCGCCCGGACGAGATCGCTGACTGTTGAGAGTTCAACTAAGCTGCCGTCTTCTTGCATTAATTCAATCTGCGTCCGTGGTTTTTTCATCTTGGGGTCATAAGCATCGTAAGGTAAATCGTAACTATCATTAGTATCGGTGTAATAATGACTATTAAAGCCGGCCCGCTCGATTAACGTTTGGAGTTGTGGGACGAGTGACTGCGTTTGGGCATCAATCCGAGCTGATTTTAAAGGCCGGCGATCTAAAAAGCGGGTGGCTAAATCAGCTAAGATTGGATCTTGACTATCACGCCAATGGGTAAAGTAGGTGTTTAAGACGCCGTCGTCTAACCGCAGATAGTCTTGTAACGTAAAGTCGTTATTGAAAAATGGTAATAACATGTGCGGGGTGGCCTCAGCGTCAGCTGCATGACTTTGATAAAGTTCATTAGCCCGTTCCAATAGGTGGTCTAAAATGACTTCCATTGAACGTGAGACTGGATGAAAGTATACTTGCATGTACATTTGAAAGCGGCTGACGATGTAATCTTCAACTGCGTGCATGCCTTCCATCGCAAACGTAATGCCACCTTGATAGGGATGCATCACCCGTAAAATACGAGTTAAATCAAAATTACCATAATTGGTACCAGTGAAATAAGAATCCCGTAATAAATAATCCATCCGGTCGGCATCAATTTGACTAGAAATCATTTGGACGACTTGGGGATTAGGATACGTTTTTTGAATGACCGCAGCGACCTGACTTGGAAATTCTGGTGCCACTTGACGCAAGACTTGATTCACTTCAGTTTCCGGTGACGTCAAGATTTTGACGGTCAATGCTTCGTGGTCGGTATGAAAAATATGTTCGAAGGTATGCGAGTAAGCGCCATGGCCAATGTCATGAAGCAAAGCGGCACACAGTGTGACGAGGCGTTCGCGGTCATCCCAACCGCCGTCACCGGGTGTTTTGGTCGGATAATTGCGTTCAAAGTTATCACAGATGCGGCGACTAACTTCGTAAACGCCCAAACAATGACCAAAGCGGGAATGCTCGGCGCCATGAAAAGTTAATGACGTGGTGCCCAATTGCTTGATGCGACGCAACCGCTGAAATTCAGAGGTGTTAATAAGGTCTAGAATCACTTGGTGCTGAATATAGACATAGTCATGGACGGGGTCGCGAAAGACCTTTTCCATGGGCAATAATTGATTACGATATGACAATTAAATGCCTCCGTTCACTAATTTTATTTAAGGCGTTCTTGACGGCGTCGCATTTGTTGATAAGCGTGAGCCAAGTGCGCTTGAAACTCAGGCTCGGCGATTAACCGTGGTAATTGTTGCTGGTCGACGGTACCATGTTGTGCGAGAACGGTATCAAAGCGCTGAATGACGGTTGGAACCGTTAATGGGCGCTGCAATTTCGCTGCCATGGTCGTCATGACGCGGGGGTCCACTTGGGGAAAACGGTCGTCCAACTGGCCGGCTAAACTGGTTTGATAGAATTGTTGGATGAGTTGACTCCGCTGTGTTTGATCACCGTTTACACTGAGATAGAGCATGATGACTAATGCGGAGGCAGTTCGCCGTTGTGACATGCCGGCGATCTTTTGACCTGCAATACTTAAATCATAAGTCCCCGGGCAATAAGAGTGGGTGATTTCGCCGGCCTGAATCGGCCAAGCTGGCCAAACGGCTTGCACATAGCGCGTCATCAGCTGATAAGCAGCTTCAATGGAATAGTCAGCCCGTTGTGCTGGTAAAAAGAGTGAAACATTCAGCACACCGGGATCTGAAACGACCGCTAAGCCGCCCGAGTTACGCAATAACGTTTGATAGCCGGCCGCATTAAGGTCAGCGAGCCCCGTCGCTAAGGCTGGCAGTTGTTGATCGAGTAAGCCTAAGATGACGGTTGCGGGCAACTGCCAATAGTGAACTAATGGTTGCTGGATTTCAGCAGTTAACCATAATAAAGCGTTCGTATAAGCAAAGCTGTCCACGATTTCGTCAGGCTGGTAAAATTGTGTTAAAGTTGCAATAGTTGACTGCATGACGGTGCCATCCCCTCAAAATATCGGTTACAACGTTAATTATACTCGAAAAGTAAGCACCACGCAGGGCAATTACGGGATAGATTAATTTTTAGGGGTTTTTAAGAACATGGCTTATAATTAAACTAGTGATTGATACCGGCGTTGAGGGGCTAATTTTACCGCCGATATTTGGTTAATTAGTCGAATCCGAGGCTAGTTATTGCTGGTTTCGGCTGGAGCGTTTAAAATAGTATTATTGATAATAAGTAATTTAAATAAGGTTGGTTTCAAGCACAGTTGATGACTGGTGACTTGAAACGGCTACTGATTAGGAGGAACAGTGATGGACGATTTAACAACGGGGGTCCCAGTGGCAATCCATCTGGAGACGCAAGCGGTCCAAGCAGGTGATACCGCTAATTATGCCCTGGATGTTGAGGGTCAGTTAGTACAAATGGGGGACGCTTTTTACTTGCGGTACAAAGAAGTGAGTGATGATGCGGCGCCCGTTCCCGTAACCATCAAACTGGTTTCCAATGGCGATGTGGTCTTGACGCGGAGTGCTGAAAATCGGTTACGGCTCCATTTTGCTAATGGCAAACGGATTCAAGCTCGTTATCGGACACCGATGGGTATTTTGCCGGTCGACACGGTGACGCCGATGCTACAGGTCCGATTACGAGAACGACCATTTTCCGGTGAAGTCAACGTTAACTATCAGTTATATGCGGGCGAACAACCCATTGGCGACTACAAGCTGCGATTGCAATTTACAGCTTGATTTGGTATGATGAACTGTAAACCGTGGAAAGGACGTGCACCAGTTTGGAACTAAAACAATTTGATGGACAGAAGAAGTCCGAATTATCTTTAATCGAGGTTGGTCATGCGATTTTATCGCAACATGGTGATGCCATGGGCTTTGCCGATTTAGCTAACGCGGTACAATCTTATTTAGGTAAAAGCGACGAAGAGATTCGGGAGCGTTTATCACAATTTTATACCGATTTAAATATCGATGGTAGTTTCATTTCGCTCGGTGATAATATGTGGGGCCTGCGTGCATGGTACCCATTTGAATCCATTGACGAAGCGGTTATTCATACCGACGATGATGAGGATGAAGATCGGCCTAAGCGTAAAAAGCGTAAGAAGGTTAATGCCTTCTTAGCAGACGCCGGGGACGATGATGACGTAATCGATTACGATGACGACGATCCTGAAGACGATGATAACTACGATGATGATGACGATCAGACCGATGACGATGATGATTCGGCTAGCGCCAGCAAGTATGATGATTTATCTGGTGTCGATGATACCGATGATGATGCCGCTGACGAAACGTTGCCAGATGGTATCGAAGGTCAATTATCCGAGTTGAACGATGACGATGATGATGACGACTTCGATGATGATGACGACGAAACCGAAAACAAGTAGCCTATTTGCCAGGATTTAACTTGACGAATGTTCATTCTACTTGTATTATCTTATTTGGGCTCTCTGGTAGTCATACTAGAGACAAACGAACGAAATCAAGCTCCCTATTCACTGAATAGGGAGTTTTCTTTATTTATAATATCCCCACGAAATAAATCTTTAAGGAGTTATCACATGACCAAATATATTTTTGTAACTGGTGGCGTTGTGTCGTCAATTGGTAAAGGTATTGTCGCAGCATCATTAGGGAGATTACTGAAAAATCGGGGCTTAAAAGTCACCATTCAGAAGTTTGATCCATATATCAACGTTGATCCTGGTACGATGAGTCCTTACCAACATGGTGAAGTCTTTGTTACTGATGACGGGACGGAAACTGATTTGGACTTGGGACATTACGAACGGTTCATCGACATTAACTTGAACAAGTATTCCAATGTAACGACCGGTAAGATTTATTCAGAAGTTCTACAAAAAGAACGACGGGGCGATTATTTAGGGGCCACGGTCCAAGTTATCCCACATATTACTAATGCAATTAAAGAAAAAATTATGCGGGCCGGCACGACGACTGATTCTGATATTGTTATCACTGAAATTGGTGGGACGGTTGGGGATATTGAATCCTTACCATTTATTGAAGCGTTACGCCAAATGAAGAGTGACTTAGGGTCAGACAATGTGTTCTACATTCACACCACTTTAATTCCTTATTTGCGAGCTGCGGGTGAAATGAAGACCAAACCAACGCAACATTCCGTTAAAGAACTCCGGAGTTACGGAATTCAACCTAATATGTTGGTGGTACGGACTGAACAACCAATTACGCGCGAAATGCGTAATAAGATTGCGTCATTTTGTGATGTTGAACCAGAAGCCGTAATTGAATCCTTGGATGTTAAGACGATCTATTCTATTCCATTGAATGTGCAAAAACAAAATATGGATCAGATTGTCTTAGATCATTTTGAAATGCAAGCACCTAAGGCTGATATGAGCGAATGGGAAAACCTTGAACGGCACGTACAGCACCTCTCACGGACAATTAAGATTGCTTTGGTTGGGAAGTACGTTGCGTTACAAGATGCCTATATCTCTGTTACAGAAGCCTTAAAGCATGCCGGTTATACGGATGATGCCGAAATTGAACTCAATAAGATTTCCGCCGAAGAGGTTACGCCTGAAAATGTGCAAGCCTTACTTGGCGATGCAGACGGTATCTTGGTTCCCGGTGGCTTTGGCGATCGTGGGATTGAAGGTAAGATTACGACCATTAAGTATGCGCGCGAAAACGATGTGCCATTCTTAGGGATTTGTTTAGGAATGCAAATGGCAAGTGTTGAATTTGCCCGTGACGTCTTAAACTTAAAGACGGCTAATTCAACAGAAATTGATCCAGACACGCCAGACAACATTATTGATTTGATGGCGGACCAAGAAGATGTTGAAGAAATGGGTGGTACCCAGCGTTTGGGCGCTTATCCTTGCAAGTTGAAGCCGGGAACGGTTGCGGCTAAAGCTTATCATAATGAAGAAGTTGTCATGGAACGGCACCGTCATCGGTATGAATTCAACAACGAATACCGTGAAGCGATGGAAGCTAAAGGGATGGTCTTTTCTGGGACTTCGCCAGATAACCGCTTGGTAGAAGTGATTGAATTACCTAAGCAACGGTTCTTTGTTGCAAGTCAGTATCATCCAGAGTTTTTATCACGTCCCAACCGGCCTGAAGGCTTATTCAAGGCTTTCATTGATGCCGCAAATGTGACGGGTACTGTTAAATAACGATTGAATAAATGAGTTTGGGGTAACCCAAGCTTATTTTTTTTACAAGAAAAGTTAAAATCGGTAATGAAAACGGTTAAATTTATTAAGTTTAAAATTTTATGCGCAAAAAAGATTACAGTTTCCTGATATTGGTTGTTTTTTTGCATGACATTCTTTATTATGGTTATTGATTGTATGATACAGTGTGACACTTATTTAGCGAGGAAAGTTATGTTATGAAAAAAATGATTATCCATGGCGGAAAACGACTTTCTGGGGAATTAACGATCGGTGGCGCAAAAAATAGTACCGTCGCACTGATTCCTGCTGCGATCCTAGCAGACACTCCGGTCCGATTTGATACGGTTCCGCATATCTTAGACGTACACAATTTAAAAATTATTCTGGAATCGATGAATGTCCATTCCACTTTTGAAAATGATGTTTTAACGATTGATCCAACGCATATTAATGAATCTGAATTACCAAGTCACGCAATTAAAAGCTTGCGGGCCTCTTATTATTTTATGGGCGCATTACTCGGGCGATTTAATCGAGCAACCGTTACATTCCCCGGTGGGGATAATATCGGTCCGCGTCCAATTGACCAGCACATCAAAGGGTTTAAGGCTCTGGGTGCCAACGTTGTCGAAAAAAATGATTCCGTTTTTATTTCGACGGGTACGGAAGGCTTACATGGCGCCCGTATTTTCTTAGACGTCGTCTCAGTTGGGGCAACGATTAACATTATCTTAGCCGCCGTCAAAGCACACGGGACGACGACTATTGAGAATGCTGCTAAAGAACCTGAAATTATTGATTTAGCCACGTTTTTGAATAACTTAGGGGCCAAAGTTCGCGGTGCCGGTACGGATGTTATCCGGATTGAAGGTGTGGACTCATTACGGTCACGAGCAACCCACACGATTATTCCTGATCGGATTGAAACTGGGACTTATTTGTCATTAGCTGCGGCGATGGGCGATGGCGTCTTATTAAAGAATGTGATTCCAGAACACATGGAGTCCTTCACGGCTAAAATGTTCGAAATGGGCGTTGATCTACAGATTAATGAAGATAGTATTTATGTGCCGCGTGTTGGGGAATTAAGCCCAGTGCGGGTTAAGACGATGACCTATCCAGGCTTTGCCACGGATTTACAACAACCGATTACCCCACTATTATTGCGGGCTAACGGGAGCAGTGTGGTCATTGATACGATTTATCCACAACGAACGCAACACATTGCACAACTAAGAAAAATGGGCGCTAATATTCACGTTCAAGATAACTTAATTGTGGTGGGCCATTCAGCTCATCTGCAAGGTGCGCACGTGGAGGCCGGAGAAATCCGCTCCGGTGCGGCCTTAATGATTGCTGGACTAATTGCCAATGGAACGACTGAGATTTCTCGCGCCGATAATATTTTACGTGGTTATGACCGAGTGGTTGAAAAGTTGCATACGTTAGGTGCCGATGTCGAAATCGCAACTGACGAACAGGTTCCTGAGGGCTAAATCCGCCCATCATAAGCTGAGAAAGAGCAGTGATAATGGAAAAGATTTTAACGATGCATGACCTTGAGCAAAAGACCCTCAAGGAAATTTATACGTATGCGCGTGACTATAAAATTCAATATTATTCACAAATGAATAAAAAAGAATTGTCATTAGCAGTTTTAAGAGAACAAGATAAGAAGCGCGGCTTTGTCCAAATGGAAGGTGTCCTTGAAATAATTGGACAAGAGGGCTACGGCTTTTTGCGTCCAATTAATTACGGCCCTTCTCAAGAGGATATTTACATTTCGCAGTCGCAAATTCATCGTTTTGGATTACGCAATGGGGATTATGTCGCTGGGCAAGCTCGGCCACCCAAGCCCAGTGAACGGTATTATGGGTTGATGCGCGTGGGCACCGTTAATGGTAAGGATCCGAATGAGGCGAAACAACGGCCCCATTTTCCAGCGCTCACGCCGTTGTATCCCGAACGTCAGATTAAGCTGAGTACCAATAAGCAAACGTTATCAACTCGGTTGATTGATACATTTGTGCCGATTGGTTTCGGGCAACGGGGCTTAATTGTTGCGCCCCCTAAGGCGGGGAAAACGACGCTGCTTAAAAATATTGCTAATGGGATTATGACGAATTATCCCCAAGCAAAATTAATCATGTTATTAATTGATGAACGGCCAGAAGAAGTGACTGATTTGGAACGCTCGATTAAAGGCGAGGTTGTGAGCTCAACTTTCGATCAACAACCACAAAACCATGTTCGTGTGGCAGAACTGGTCTTGGAGCGGGCCCGTCGCTTAGTAGAAGATAAACAGGATGTGGTCATCTTGTTAGATTCCATCACACGGTTGACGCGTGCGTACAACTTAACGATGCCTTCTAGTGGGCGCACGTTATCTGGTGGTTTAGACCCAACGGCTTTCTATAAGCCCAAGCGGTTCTTCGGTTCAGCCCGAAATATTGAAGAGGGCGGTAGTCTGACAATCTTAGGGACGGCATTAGTCGAAACGGGTAGTCGGATGGACGATATGATTTATGAGGAATTTAAGGGAACCGGTAACTCGGAGTTACAGCTCTCCCGGGAATTGGCCGAACGGCGAGTCTTCCCCGCACTAGATTTGAAACAATCTAGTACGCGAAAAGAAGAACTCTTGTTGCGGCAGGCTAATTTAGAGCCAGTCTGGCAATTACGGCGGTCAATGACGGGGAATGCGTTGGAGTATACGGAACAGATTCTCCAATTCTTAAAGCATACCGATACTAATACGGCGTTCTTACACGATTTAGGCAGTCTGAAATTTAATCCAGCTAGTCGGCGGTCACATAGATAACCGTTGCGTGTTGCGCGGATTCATGATAAGATATTTAGCGTTGATTAAAACTATGATAATCTCTGTCTCAGCAAATGATTCAGGGCAAAGGAGCGTAATATTATGCAAAAAGGAATTCATCCAGATTACCACCAAGTGGTTTTCCAAGATTCAACAACTGGTTTTAAGTTTATCTCTGGTTCAACAGCAACGTCTGACGAAACTGTTGAATGGGAAGACGGTAACACTTACCCATTAATCCGGGTTGAAGTTACTTCGGACTCACATCCTTTCTACACTGGTAAGCAAAAGTTTACCAAGGTCGATGGTGCGGTCGATCGTTTCAACAAGAAATATGGTCTCAAATAAGCGTTTATTTAATAAAAAGTCAGCCGAATTATCGGGTGACTTTTTTTGTGTTTTCGCTAATTGTTGTGAGTGGGCGCTCGAAGTCGACGCACTTGCTCATCAATACAAAACAGCCGCTGCAAGAAGTTTGACTTCTTACAGCGGCTGTCTTTGGAATCAGTTAAGATTAGTAACGTAATAACGCTAGGGCAGCCGTCTCAACGGGCATCCGCTTAGCTGGAATAATTCGAATCTGACCTTGCTTACTCATGACCACATCGACTAAATCGTCGATTAAGTTATCTGGCATGCGCAATTCAGTGGTTTGAACCTGACCACTAGCGGTAATGGTCCCACTGACTTGAGCATCCGTTGCGACAATTAGGGTATCAATTCGACCAGCTAAGGCCGGCTTAATCATGTCAAATGGATCATCTAAGGCTAATTGTCTTGACTTGGCATTATCGTAACGAGTTAAGAGAATATCCGTTAATTCGGTATGCCATTTCGTTTGAATCGGAGTGGTTGCCGCTTGGATTTCCGTTAAGGATAGGCCATTTGGCGATGTCTCGATTAATAGGTGTTGTGACAAGTACGGGTTCTTACTAAGTTTCCGGAAAGCGGCCTGATTGTTCCCCAAACTCATCAAGATTAATGGGCGTTGTGACGCCTGCGAGTAGTGGGTTAAACAATACTGGTCGACTTGCAAGAAGTAGTTACGTTGGTCAATTTCGCGTTCTTCAGCTTTAGCATTGTGACCATGATAGTTGACACCATGAGCTGGGCTTGAGTTAAAGTTTAAGTCACCACCACGTTTTTCAGACCCTAGGGCTTTTTTCAGTGTAGTGGGGGCGTCATCTGGCAACGGTACTGCTGTTAATTGACCTTGGCGTTGTTGGTAAAGCGCCATTGTAGTTTCACTTAGGGCTAAGAGGTCAAAATCGAATTCATTTTGACGGTCCGCTAAGATTGGTCGAATCGCTGGCATACTGTTGACGATGACTTGATTATCAGTAGGCGTTTGTAAATCGAAAATTAATAGTTGTTGGGCGTTAGCAATCAAGCCAGTTTGTGGGCCAGTATGCTTTAACCAGAAACTATTGTCATTAGCTAATTGATCGAATTGGACTTGGAACGGTCGAAAACTCGTTTTAGGAAAGCGTTGCGTTAATTGTTCCTGAGCGTCACTCACGAGTTGTTTAAATTGTAAACGGCGTCGGTTCAAATCGTTTAAAACGGCTTCAGTGTTCAGATAGATGGCGATGAATGGTCCGGCATCGCGTTGTTGCATTAATTGGTTAAGATCATTTTTTACCATGATATCCATAGGTCCAACCTACTTTCTTTTAGTTGATGTTAATAGCATAACAGACCAAGTATCGATTATGCAAATGTTATGAACTGAATAAGTAATAATTGATTGTTTAAAAACATTTAAGAACGCCCCTTTCTTATTGGGGCTAATTAAGGTATATTTACGTTGAACTGTGATGATAATGGTTAAGGATTGGGGGAGGTCTGGCGATGCAGCCAAAGAAGAGAACCGGCTTGAAGTGGTTAGGACGAGGCGTTTTTGCACTTTTGATTGCCTTGTCGTTAGCTTTGATTTTTAATGAACAGATCAAAGACCAAATGGTTAGCTCATATGCGCCCAAGATTACGGCTAAATCGGTCAAAAAGAATACTAAAAAACAAGGTGATTTTGATTTTACTAAAGTGAAGTCACTCGATTTTCAAACGGTCGCTAAGGCTCGTTTGAATAAGTCGGCGGTCAATGTGGTGGGGTCGATTGCGATTCCAGCGATTGAGTTATATTTGCCAATCGGTAAAGGTGTCAGCAATGCTACGCTCGCGTTATCAGCTGGGACGTTGAAAGCCGATCAGACGATGGGAACGGGTAACTATGCGTTAGCGGGACACCACATGATTAAGCATGGCGCCTTATTTAGTCCGCTCTATTATAAGAGTCAAGTGGGGCAACTGATTTATTTGACGGATGCCCAATCTATTTATGCGTATAAGACGACGCAACGTCAGTTTATTGCTGCAACGGATGTGGCGGTGATTAATGACGTTCCTGGTCAAAAACTGATTACGCTGATTACGTGTGATAAGACGGGTGCGGGGCGGTTAATGATTCGAGGGCAATATGTACAAAAATGGGCCTTTACGCAAGCGCCCGCTGCTGTACAAAAGTCATTTGAAAGTCATTTCAATAACAAATATTAAATTTTGAGCCGCTAAGTGTTGTTAGGCGGTGATTCACGGTACAATAGTGTTAGTATCAGATTTTATGAGGAGGTTACACTTGATGGTTGGATTAATTATTATTGCAGTGGTGCTGGTCTTGGTGGCAATCTATGCAATTATCTATAACGGCATCGTTAAAGCCCGGATGTACACCCAAGAGGCTTGGAGTCAAATCGACGTTCAGTTGAAACGGCGGAGTGATTTAATTCCGAACTTAGTGAGCACTGTTAAAGGGTATGCGAAGCACGAAAAAAGTACTTTGGAACAAGTTGTCGCGTTGCGAAATCAATTAACCCAGGTTCCTAGTGGTGATCATCAGCAATCCATGGCGGTTTCTGATCAATTAACGGGTTCATTGAAAAGTATCTTCGCCCTCGCTGAGAACTATCCTGATTTGAAAGCCAATCAGGAATTCAGCAAGTTAATGGAAGAATTAACGAATTCAGAAAATAAAATTGCCTATTCACGGCAGTTATTTAATTCAAGTGCAGCTAGTTATAATATGAAATTGCAACAATTCCCATCTAATTTGGTGGCTGGGGTGCATCATTTCCAACCAACTGAATTCTTAACGGTGCCAGAAGCTGAAAAAGCTGCGCCAACCGTTTCATTTGATGATTAGAGGTTACGCCCATGTTATTTGAGCAAATTGCCCGCAATAAGCGGCACACGGTTTACGTGATGGCCGCTTTTGTCATGTTAGTGGCTGTAATTGGTTTAGCGGTCGGCTATGTCTTTTTTGATAGTGCCGTGGCTGGACTCGTGATGGCCCTAATTGTGGCGTTAATTTATATTGGGATTATGGTCGGTCAGTCGACCAATGTGGTTATGAGTATGAATCATGCCCATGAAATTCAGCAAGTTGATGAAGCACCTGAGCTTTGGCACATGGTTGAAGATATGGCGCTGGTTGCGAAAGTCCCAATGCCACGAGTCTTCATTATCGATGATGCCAGTCCGAATGCGTTTGCGACAGGCAATAACCCGGAACATGCGGCGGTGGCCGTCACTACTGGTATTCAAGCCCGCTTAA
This genomic window from Lactobacillus sp. CBA3606 contains:
- a CDS encoding LemA family protein is translated as MVGLIIIAVVLVLVAIYAIIYNGIVKARMYTQEAWSQIDVQLKRRSDLIPNLVSTVKGYAKHEKSTLEQVVALRNQLTQVPSGDHQQSMAVSDQLTGSLKSIFALAENYPDLKANQEFSKLMEELTNSENKIAYSRQLFNSSAASYNMKLQQFPSNLVAGVHHFQPTEFLTVPEAEKAAPTVSFDD
- a CDS encoding class A sortase, whose translation is MQPKKRTGLKWLGRGVFALLIALSLALIFNEQIKDQMVSSYAPKITAKSVKKNTKKQGDFDFTKVKSLDFQTVAKARLNKSAVNVVGSIAIPAIELYLPIGKGVSNATLALSAGTLKADQTMGTGNYALAGHHMIKHGALFSPLYYKSQVGQLIYLTDAQSIYAYKTTQRQFIAATDVAVINDVPGQKLITLITCDKTGAGRLMIRGQYVQKWAFTQAPAAVQKSFESHFNNKY